The following are encoded in a window of Actinomyces oris genomic DNA:
- a CDS encoding lipopolysaccharide biosynthesis protein has protein sequence MPASYKNRIAFLLGNTLVFALGGLAIKAVSLVLMPLYTTALTAGEYGTAELLNSAIEIVLPLLSAGVVEALYRFSIDDDVPKDELFAGSLVVLGGGIVCAGVACALGRVLWNMEHAGSFFVLFCSVCVFKATTQLARGLGHVRRFVAYGLINALAMVVSTYLLLVRAHLGVEGYLWSFTIGYLVGGLVAFLGSAEYRLLAPFRVDRDLLRRMLVYSLPLVPNLLSWWLVSVSGRYVVLWGSGVVAAGLFTAASKMPALVNIVASVFQQAWQYSTAREINSPDRGTFFGVVMRGYSLATLTVAGLVIALNRPISRVMLQAEFAEGWRYVPLLMLVASFGVISIFFESFYQALKNSGVLMASTALGAGVNVVLGVALVPFMGPWGAGLAGAVAYMLVLVVRARDLRRRINLPIDRLRLTYQLALLISITACMSFDGGSWLNGAVWACLGLLATSDIAVLTNSARAVAESLRHRSGGLLRQL, from the coding sequence ATGCCGGCGAGCTATAAGAACCGCATCGCATTCCTGCTGGGCAACACCCTGGTCTTCGCGCTGGGGGGCCTGGCGATCAAGGCCGTCTCGTTGGTCCTCATGCCCTTGTACACGACTGCGCTGACGGCTGGTGAGTACGGGACGGCCGAGCTGCTCAACAGTGCGATCGAGATTGTGCTGCCGCTACTGTCGGCGGGCGTGGTGGAGGCCCTCTACCGGTTCTCCATTGACGACGACGTTCCCAAGGATGAGCTCTTCGCCGGCTCCCTGGTGGTCCTGGGGGGAGGCATCGTGTGCGCTGGGGTTGCGTGCGCCTTGGGGCGCGTCTTGTGGAACATGGAGCATGCGGGTTCCTTCTTCGTTCTGTTCTGCTCGGTGTGCGTCTTCAAGGCCACGACCCAGCTCGCCCGTGGGCTGGGGCACGTGCGCCGCTTCGTGGCCTATGGGCTCATCAATGCGCTCGCCATGGTGGTGTCCACCTACCTGCTCCTGGTCCGCGCGCACCTGGGCGTGGAGGGGTACCTGTGGTCCTTCACCATCGGCTACCTGGTGGGTGGTCTTGTCGCCTTCCTGGGGTCGGCCGAGTACCGGCTCCTGGCGCCATTCCGGGTTGATCGCGATCTGCTGCGCCGGATGCTCGTCTACAGCCTGCCGCTCGTGCCCAATCTGCTGTCGTGGTGGCTGGTCAGTGTCTCCGGCCGGTACGTGGTTCTGTGGGGCAGCGGAGTCGTGGCCGCGGGGCTCTTCACGGCGGCGAGCAAGATGCCTGCGCTGGTTAACATCGTGGCCTCCGTGTTCCAGCAGGCCTGGCAGTACTCCACCGCCCGTGAGATTAACTCACCCGACCGAGGCACCTTCTTCGGCGTCGTGATGAGGGGGTACTCGCTGGCGACCCTCACGGTCGCCGGGCTGGTCATCGCCTTGAACCGGCCGATCTCCAGGGTGATGCTCCAGGCCGAGTTCGCCGAGGGGTGGCGCTACGTCCCCCTGCTCATGCTGGTCGCCTCCTTCGGGGTCATCAGCATCTTCTTCGAGAGCTTCTACCAGGCCTTGAAGAACAGCGGCGTTCTCATGGCCTCGACTGCACTGGGCGCGGGGGTCAACGTGGTGCTCGGTGTGGCTCTTGTGCCGTTCATGGGGCCGTGGGGCGCCGGCCTGGCCGGAGCAGTGGCTTACATGCTCGTCCTGGTGGTGCGGGCACGAGACCTCAGGCGCCGCATCAACCTGCCGATAGACCGCCTTCGTCTCACCTACCAGCTCGCACTGCTCATCAGTATCACCGCATGTATGTCCTTCGATGGCGGCTCATGGCTGAACGGGGCAGTCTGGGCCTGCCTGGGGCTGCTGGCGACCAGCGACATCGCGGTTCTCACCAACAGTGCTCGAGCTGTGGCGGAGTCCCTGAGGCACAGGAGCGGGGGACTGCTGCGCCAGCTCTGA
- a CDS encoding sugar transferase — MVLLGWLFIILAALIKLDSPGPVFFRQRRVTQFGREFRIVKFRTMTHRPADPGDQITRGNDPRVTKVGAVLRRYRLDEISQLIDILRGTMSFVGTRPEVPEYVQQYTPQMRATLLLPAGVTSTASIEFKDEAEILAAAPRGQDAYLTQVLPAKMRLNLRDVQNFSIGRDLSIALRTVLAVAR, encoded by the coding sequence ATGGTGCTGCTTGGGTGGCTGTTCATCATCCTGGCGGCCCTCATCAAGCTGGACTCGCCCGGACCGGTGTTCTTCCGCCAACGGCGGGTCACCCAGTTCGGGCGCGAGTTCCGGATCGTCAAGTTCCGCACTATGACGCACCGGCCGGCAGACCCCGGCGACCAGATCACCCGGGGCAACGACCCCCGGGTCACCAAGGTCGGAGCGGTGCTGCGCCGCTACCGGCTCGATGAGATCAGTCAGCTCATCGACATCCTGCGCGGCACGATGAGCTTCGTAGGGACCAGGCCGGAGGTGCCCGAGTACGTCCAGCAGTACACCCCGCAGATGCGGGCCACCTTGCTGCTGCCCGCCGGAGTCACCTCCACAGCCTCCATCGAGTTCAAGGACGAGGCCGAGATCCTGGCGGCCGCCCCGCGGGGCCAGGACGCCTACCTCACTCAGGTCCTGCCGGCCAAGATGCGCCTCAACCTGCGTGACGTCCAGAACTTCAGCATCGGACGAGATCTGTCGATCGCGCTGAGGACCGTCCTGGCGGTGGCCAGGTGA
- a CDS encoding glycosyltransferase family 1 protein, with amino-acid sequence MSQEQSSTTRDLGGGPLRVLQINSSISRRSGVMSVLMNYLRHMDRSQVVFDFFCYATPDETHREEIEALGGRCYVIDAGNHIGRIRSSLGQVLEQHAGQYPVAHLHDPILSRFLYPVAHRHGVRSFAVHSHATAYSDSRLRSLRNWLVCRNIGAYSDARLACSRAAGDFLFGSGRFEVVPNAIDVETYRFNESVRAEVRSRLGLGEAPVVGHVGRFSEQKNHRFLIDVCTELFRARPEARLMLIGDGPLRPGIEAVVAERGLSDRVLFLGDRKDVPDLYQAMDMFLLPSLYEGLPMVGVEAQCAGLPLVCSDEVTDEVTIGEVSFLPLDTPAPQWAHHVSQALDHGRDPRRRAEGERATRNAGFDITHEAERLAHRYRALAEW; translated from the coding sequence ATGAGTCAGGAACAGTCATCGACCACGCGGGACCTTGGGGGCGGCCCCCTGCGGGTCCTGCAGATCAACTCATCAATCTCCCGGCGCTCCGGAGTCATGAGCGTGCTCATGAACTATCTCAGGCACATGGACCGCTCGCAGGTGGTGTTCGACTTCTTCTGCTACGCCACGCCCGACGAGACCCACCGTGAAGAGATCGAGGCACTGGGCGGGCGCTGCTACGTCATCGATGCCGGGAACCATATCGGACGCATCCGATCATCCCTGGGGCAGGTGCTGGAGCAGCATGCAGGGCAGTACCCCGTGGCGCACCTGCACGACCCCATCCTGTCGCGCTTCCTCTACCCGGTGGCCCATCGCCACGGGGTGCGGTCCTTCGCCGTCCACTCCCATGCGACGGCGTACTCCGACTCCCGGCTGCGGAGCCTGCGCAACTGGCTCGTCTGCCGCAATATCGGGGCCTACTCCGACGCGCGCCTGGCCTGCTCCCGGGCGGCCGGTGACTTCCTGTTCGGCTCAGGCCGCTTCGAGGTGGTTCCCAACGCGATCGACGTGGAGACCTACCGCTTCAACGAGTCGGTCCGTGCCGAGGTGCGCTCCCGGCTGGGGCTGGGGGAGGCACCCGTCGTCGGCCATGTGGGACGGTTCAGTGAGCAGAAGAACCACCGGTTCCTCATCGATGTGTGCACCGAGCTGTTCCGTGCGCGCCCCGAGGCCCGTCTCATGCTCATCGGCGACGGCCCGCTACGGCCGGGCATCGAGGCCGTGGTGGCCGAGCGCGGCCTGAGTGACCGCGTTCTGTTCCTGGGGGACCGCAAGGATGTCCCTGACCTCTACCAGGCGATGGACATGTTCCTTCTGCCCTCCCTCTACGAGGGGCTGCCGATGGTGGGGGTGGAGGCGCAGTGCGCGGGGCTCCCTCTGGTGTGCTCCGACGAGGTGACCGATGAGGTCACGATCGGGGAGGTCTCCTTCCTGCCACTCGACACGCCTGCGCCTCAGTGGGCGCACCATGTCAGCCAGGCCCTCGACCACGGGCGGGACCCGCGGCGCAGGGCGGAGGGGGAGCGGGCCACGCGCAACGCGGGTTTCGACATCACTCATGAAGCCGAGCGGCTGGCGCACCGTTACCGTGCGCTGGCGGAATGGTGA
- a CDS encoding polysaccharide biosynthesis protein, protein MRPSDCGAQRGGFALCRLEPLALMVIDFLATYMALYSAAWGTTKWATATGATGGLLAVGVLGIVNVGVFATFKMYNSLWRYASMAEALRILYATVVGSICGDLLFSLAFDGGLSVRSYVMAWALLVIMTAGTRLAARALWHSRAQRSARAGEPGSRPRTLIVGAGQTGSLTIKRMHLGDEDMCGEPVALVDDDITKHGRHVHGVKVYGACDDIPRIAQECRAEQIVLACPSALASERQRILSICLTTGLRILTLPNVRDLAQQDDGRIALREVEISELLSRDEVAFDSTGMGYVRDQVVLVTGGGGSIGSELVRQLIEARPSQIIIFDVYENTAYELLHEMQPKATELGVTLSVVIGSVTNERIVRDCFQRYRPRVVFHAAAHKHVPLMEDNAREAVENNVLGTWVVCRLAEELGCSHCILVSTDKAVNPTNVMGATKRLCELEIQALAQTSRSTVFAAVRFGNVLGSHGSVIPLFRRQLRSGGPLTVTHPDITRYFMTIPEAAQLVITAGSMAQAGEIFILEMGKPVRIYDLAVNLIKLSGLRVGRDIEVVFTGLRPGEKLYEELQMHDEDLHPTQNPSILVSTALPPTRLEVEDKIARLMACLPQGGEQIKRELARAVPTYHPRFDNSTNPSPTVRTAD, encoded by the coding sequence GTGAGACCGTCGGACTGCGGCGCGCAGCGGGGAGGCTTCGCCCTGTGCCGGCTCGAGCCCCTCGCCTTGATGGTCATCGACTTCCTGGCCACGTATATGGCGCTGTACTCCGCGGCCTGGGGGACCACGAAGTGGGCGACCGCCACGGGGGCGACCGGCGGCCTCCTGGCCGTCGGGGTGCTCGGGATCGTCAACGTGGGCGTCTTCGCCACCTTCAAGATGTACAACAGCCTGTGGCGCTACGCCTCGATGGCGGAGGCGCTGAGGATTCTGTACGCGACCGTCGTCGGCTCGATCTGCGGCGACCTGCTCTTCTCCCTGGCCTTCGATGGTGGGCTGTCAGTGCGTTCCTACGTCATGGCCTGGGCGCTGCTCGTCATCATGACCGCGGGGACTCGCCTCGCCGCCCGGGCGCTGTGGCACAGCCGCGCCCAGCGCAGTGCTCGCGCAGGTGAGCCGGGCTCCCGCCCCCGTACCCTCATCGTCGGAGCCGGGCAGACCGGTTCTCTGACCATCAAGCGCATGCACCTGGGGGACGAGGACATGTGCGGAGAACCGGTGGCCCTGGTCGATGACGACATCACCAAGCACGGTCGCCACGTCCACGGCGTCAAGGTCTACGGTGCGTGTGACGACATCCCCCGCATCGCCCAGGAGTGCCGGGCCGAGCAGATCGTCCTGGCCTGCCCCTCGGCGCTGGCCTCCGAGCGCCAGCGCATCCTGTCCATCTGCCTGACAACGGGCCTGAGGATCCTCACCCTCCCGAACGTACGGGACCTGGCTCAGCAGGATGACGGGCGGATCGCACTGCGGGAGGTCGAGATCTCCGAGCTGCTCTCCCGTGACGAGGTCGCCTTCGACTCCACGGGGATGGGGTACGTGCGCGACCAGGTCGTCCTGGTCACCGGCGGTGGTGGCTCCATCGGCTCTGAGCTGGTCCGTCAGCTCATCGAGGCCCGGCCTAGCCAGATCATCATCTTCGACGTCTACGAGAACACGGCCTACGAGCTGCTCCACGAGATGCAGCCCAAGGCGACCGAGCTGGGGGTGACGCTCTCGGTCGTCATCGGCTCGGTGACCAACGAGCGCATCGTCCGCGACTGCTTCCAGCGGTACCGGCCCAGGGTCGTCTTCCACGCGGCGGCCCACAAGCACGTGCCGCTCATGGAGGACAACGCCCGTGAGGCCGTGGAGAACAACGTGCTGGGCACCTGGGTCGTCTGCCGTCTGGCGGAGGAGCTCGGCTGCAGCCACTGCATCCTGGTCTCCACCGACAAGGCGGTCAACCCCACCAACGTCATGGGGGCCACCAAGCGGCTGTGCGAGCTGGAGATCCAGGCCCTGGCCCAGACCAGCCGCTCCACCGTCTTCGCCGCCGTGCGCTTCGGCAACGTGCTCGGCAGCCACGGCTCGGTCATCCCGCTGTTCAGGCGCCAGCTCAGATCAGGTGGGCCGCTGACTGTCACCCACCCCGACATCACCCGCTACTTCATGACGATCCCCGAAGCGGCCCAGCTGGTCATCACCGCCGGCTCCATGGCCCAGGCCGGAGAGATCTTCATCCTGGAGATGGGCAAGCCCGTGCGGATCTACGACCTGGCTGTCAACCTCATCAAGCTCTCGGGCCTGCGGGTGGGGCGTGACATCGAGGTCGTCTTCACCGGGCTGCGTCCTGGCGAGAAGCTCTACGAGGAGCTGCAGATGCACGATGAGGATCTGCACCCCACGCAGAACCCCTCGATCCTTGTCTCCACGGCACTGCCTCCCACCAGGCTGGAGGTGGAGGACAAGATCGCTCGGCTCATGGCCTGTCTGCCCCAGGGCGGTGAGCAGATCAAGCGGGAGCTTGCTCGCGCGGTGCCCACCTATCACCCACGTTTTGACAACAGTACGAATCCGTCGCCAACAGTGAGGACAGCTGACTGA
- a CDS encoding EpsG family protein: protein MWIHFALFAALLLPAALLGLRGNASRRGSRVILVVAFVAFVAFSSMRAVSVGNDTVEYHRVFEEIKATTSLEEAFTVSRFEYGYVVLNYLVSRITDSFNILLLIISVFVYGSAVLFIKRYAANYSLAVLLAFGISAFYDFTLFSRQSVAVAIFLLAVPALMERKLLRYALLIALASQFHLSALLLLVIYLVSAMRLSTFGDWIKWGALIGTSMLSLSWVMNSLAASSAYYGHYLNSDYADGGVRSATVLLIVVRIFLILLASTCGWETAVEEDPSGRTRSLLALAVADIAMVTVSLGFNLVDRLEMYLTMPFVVGLVNLTVRGRRPERSYIGALLVIIAFAASTIFFLYRPEWYHLFPYRTVFEKGIP, encoded by the coding sequence ATGTGGATTCACTTCGCGCTCTTCGCCGCCCTTCTCCTGCCAGCAGCTCTCCTGGGGCTGCGGGGCAATGCCAGTCGGCGGGGCTCCCGGGTCATTCTGGTCGTGGCCTTCGTGGCCTTCGTGGCCTTCTCCTCCATGCGAGCCGTCAGCGTCGGCAACGACACGGTTGAGTACCACCGGGTCTTCGAGGAGATCAAGGCGACGACCTCCCTCGAGGAGGCCTTCACCGTCAGCCGCTTCGAGTACGGCTATGTCGTACTCAACTACCTGGTCAGCCGCATCACGGACAGCTTCAACATCCTGCTGCTCATCATCTCGGTGTTCGTCTACGGATCAGCGGTGCTGTTCATCAAGCGGTACGCCGCCAACTACTCCCTGGCGGTCCTTCTCGCCTTCGGCATATCCGCCTTCTACGACTTCACACTCTTTAGCCGACAGAGCGTTGCGGTGGCGATCTTCCTGCTGGCCGTCCCCGCGCTCATGGAGCGCAAGCTGTTGCGCTACGCCCTGCTCATCGCGCTCGCCTCCCAGTTCCATCTCAGCGCCCTGCTCCTGCTCGTCATCTACCTCGTCTCCGCCATGAGGCTGAGTACCTTCGGTGACTGGATCAAATGGGGCGCCCTCATCGGGACCAGCATGCTGTCACTGAGCTGGGTGATGAACTCCCTTGCGGCGTCCTCCGCCTACTACGGTCACTACCTCAACAGCGACTACGCCGACGGCGGGGTGCGCTCGGCCACCGTTCTGCTGATCGTAGTGCGCATCTTCCTCATACTTCTGGCCTCCACCTGCGGATGGGAGACCGCCGTGGAGGAAGACCCCTCCGGGCGTACCCGCAGTCTCCTGGCACTGGCCGTTGCCGACATAGCCATGGTGACGGTGTCCCTGGGCTTCAACCTCGTCGATCGTCTCGAGATGTACCTGACCATGCCCTTCGTCGTCGGTCTGGTGAACCTCACCGTGCGGGGCCGCCGACCGGAGCGCTCCTACATCGGCGCCCTCCTGGTCATCATCGCCTTCGCAGCCTCCACGATCTTCTTCCTGTACCGGCCCGAGTGGTACCACCTGTTCCCCTACCGAACCGTCTTCGAGAAAGGGATCCCGTGA
- a CDS encoding lipopolysaccharide biosynthesis protein yields MRLLLGNTLVFALGGLAVKAVSLVLMPLYTTALTAGEYGTAELLNSAIEIVLPLLSLGVVEALYRFSIDDDVPKDELFAGSLVVLGGGVVCTGVLCVLGSVLWDMEHAAAFFVLFCSVCVFKATTQLARGLGHVRRFVLYGLINALAMVVSTYLLLVRAHLGVEGYLWSYTIGYLVGGLVAFLGSAEYRLLAPFRFDRALLRRMLVYSLPLVPNLLSWWLVSVSGRYVVLWGSGLAAAGLFTAASKMPSLINIVASVFQQAWQYSTAREIDSPDRGAFFGSVLRGYSLATLSAAGLVIALNRPISRVMLQAEFAEGWRYVPLLMLAATFGVMTIFFGTFYQALMNSRMLMVSTMMGAVVNVVLGVALVPFMGPWGAGLAGAVAYALVLVVRARDLRRRIDLPMDRSRLTYQLALLSVMAVCTSFDGGSWLNGAVWVCLILLATSDMSVLGGGARAVAAAFAGRLGRR; encoded by the coding sequence ATGAGACTCCTGCTGGGTAACACCCTGGTCTTCGCGCTGGGGGGCCTGGCGGTCAAGGCGGTCTCCCTGGTCCTCATGCCCTTGTACACAACCGCCCTGACTGCCGGTGAGTACGGGACGGCCGAGCTGCTCAACAGCGCGATCGAGATTGTGCTGCCGCTGCTCTCGCTTGGTGTCGTGGAGGCCCTCTACCGGTTCTCCATTGACGACGACGTTCCCAAGGATGAGCTCTTCGCCGGCTCCCTGGTGGTCCTGGGCGGAGGCGTCGTGTGCACCGGGGTGCTGTGCGTCCTGGGTAGCGTCTTGTGGGACATGGAGCACGCGGCAGCGTTCTTCGTCCTGTTCTGCTCGGTGTGCGTCTTCAAGGCCACGACCCAGCTCGCCCGTGGGCTGGGGCACGTGCGCCGCTTCGTGCTCTACGGGCTCATCAATGCGCTCGCCATGGTGGTGTCCACCTACCTGCTCCTGGTCCGCGCGCACCTGGGCGTGGAGGGGTACCTGTGGTCGTACACCATCGGCTATCTGGTGGGTGGTCTTGTCGCCTTCCTGGGGTCGGCCGAGTACCGGCTCCTGGCCCCATTCAGGTTCGATCGGGCGCTGCTGCGCCGGATGCTCGTCTACAGCCTGCCGCTCGTGCCCAATCTGCTGTCGTGGTGGCTGGTCAGTGTCTCCGGCCGGTACGTGGTCCTGTGGGGCAGCGGCCTGGCGGCTGCCGGGCTCTTCACCGCAGCGAGCAAGATGCCCTCACTCATCAACATCGTGGCCTCCGTCTTCCAGCAGGCCTGGCAGTACTCCACCGCCCGCGAGATCGACTCACCCGACCGAGGCGCCTTCTTCGGCTCCGTCCTGCGGGGCTACTCGCTGGCCACTCTGTCGGCCGCCGGGCTGGTCATCGCCTTGAACCGGCCGATCTCCAGGGTGATGCTCCAGGCCGAGTTCGCCGAGGGGTGGCGCTACGTCCCCCTGCTCATGCTGGCGGCGACCTTCGGGGTCATGACCATCTTCTTCGGCACCTTCTACCAGGCGCTCATGAACAGTCGCATGCTCATGGTCTCCACCATGATGGGGGCGGTGGTCAACGTGGTCCTCGGGGTGGCTCTCGTGCCGTTCATGGGGCCGTGGGGCGCCGGCCTGGCCGGAGCAGTGGCCTACGCCCTCGTCCTGGTGGTGCGAGCCCGGGACCTCAGGCGCCGCATCGACCTGCCCATGGACCGCTCGCGCCTGACCTACCAGCTCGCGCTGCTAAGCGTCATGGCCGTGTGTACGTCCTTCGACGGCGGCTCATGGCTGAACGGGGCGGTCTGGGTCTGCCTGATCCTCCTGGCGACCAGCGACATGTCAGTGCTGGGTGGTGGTGCTCGAGCCGTGGCCGCAGCGTTCGCCGGCAGGCTTGGGCGGCGCTGA
- a CDS encoding glycosyltransferase family 2 protein, which produces MTAGTEQDRELDSDLVSIIMPTYNCGAFIAETIATVQVQTHPRWELIVVDDCSTDDTTDVVGALAKDDPRIRYVRLETNSGAAMARNRAMELAQGRYMAFLDSDDLWHPDKLRRQIDFMTSRDVAMSCTAYAQIDEQGVPTGRIVRSPARISYNRLLLDCPVGNSTVMYDVARLGKFEVPNIRKRNDDALWLRMLRTEPYIWGMPVVLMRYRLRSGSVSANKRSLVKYHWTLYRDIEHLSVPRSVFHIGVWVLIKTLKVK; this is translated from the coding sequence ATGACAGCAGGCACTGAGCAGGATCGCGAACTGGACTCCGACCTGGTCTCCATCATCATGCCGACGTACAACTGCGGGGCCTTCATCGCCGAGACCATCGCCACCGTCCAGGTCCAGACCCACCCCCGCTGGGAGCTGATCGTCGTCGACGACTGCTCCACCGACGACACCACCGATGTCGTGGGGGCCCTGGCCAAGGACGACCCGCGGATCCGGTACGTGCGGCTGGAGACCAACAGCGGTGCCGCCATGGCCCGTAACCGGGCGATGGAGCTGGCCCAGGGGCGCTACATGGCCTTCCTGGACTCCGACGACCTGTGGCACCCCGACAAGCTCAGGCGCCAGATCGACTTCATGACCTCGCGTGACGTGGCCATGTCCTGCACCGCCTACGCCCAGATCGACGAGCAGGGCGTGCCCACCGGAAGGATCGTGCGCAGCCCGGCCAGGATCAGCTACAACCGCCTGCTCCTGGACTGCCCGGTGGGCAACTCCACCGTCATGTACGACGTGGCGCGCCTGGGCAAGTTCGAGGTTCCCAACATCCGCAAGCGCAACGACGACGCACTGTGGCTGCGCATGCTGCGTACCGAGCCCTACATCTGGGGGATGCCGGTGGTGCTCATGAGGTACCGGCTCCGCTCGGGATCGGTGTCGGCCAACAAGCGGAGCCTGGTCAAGTACCACTGGACGCTCTACCGCGACATCGAGCATCTCAGCGTCCCCCGCTCCGTCTTCCACATCGGCGTGTGGGTCCTCATCAAGACCCTCAAGGTGAAATGA
- a CDS encoding DegT/DnrJ/EryC1/StrS family aminotransferase produces the protein MRVDFSPPDITDAECQEVVDALRSGWITTGPRTKTLEKQVAQRCGTTRAACLNSATASLELTLRVLGIGPGDEVIVPAYTYTASASPIVHVGATPVIVDAGDADGGYGLDPGALEAAITPRTKAVIPVDIGGRMCDYPALRAVVDSHSRLFTPAGAVQEALGRVALVADGAHSFGARRDGTPSGSAADFTTFSFHAVKNLTTAEGGAVTWRPELGLDEELYRQYMLLSLHGQSKDALSKTRLGAWEYDVVSPAYKCNMTDVCAAIGLAQMTRYDSMLERRRQIITRYDQALAPAGVTSLRHYEDGSVSSGHLYLANLPGLGEEARNEFIERMARADVACNVHYKPLPLLSAYRDLGFSIEDFPQAYALYASEVSLPLHTSLTDEQVDYVISCALETLAAMGRS, from the coding sequence ATGCGTGTTGATTTCTCGCCTCCAGACATCACCGACGCCGAGTGCCAGGAAGTGGTGGATGCACTGCGCTCTGGCTGGATCACCACCGGACCGCGCACCAAGACCCTGGAGAAGCAGGTGGCGCAGCGCTGTGGAACCACCCGGGCCGCCTGTCTGAACTCCGCGACCGCCTCGCTGGAGCTGACCCTCCGGGTCCTGGGCATCGGTCCCGGAGACGAGGTCATCGTCCCGGCCTACACCTACACGGCCTCTGCCTCCCCGATCGTTCATGTGGGCGCCACCCCCGTGATCGTCGATGCCGGTGACGCTGACGGCGGCTACGGGCTGGACCCCGGCGCCCTGGAGGCCGCCATCACCCCGCGGACCAAGGCCGTCATCCCGGTCGACATCGGTGGTCGCATGTGCGACTACCCGGCGCTGCGCGCGGTCGTAGACAGCCACAGCCGCCTGTTCACACCGGCAGGGGCAGTCCAGGAGGCGCTGGGACGTGTCGCCCTCGTCGCCGACGGCGCCCACAGCTTCGGTGCCCGGCGCGACGGCACGCCCTCGGGCAGCGCCGCCGACTTCACCACCTTCAGCTTCCACGCCGTGAAGAACCTGACCACCGCGGAGGGCGGTGCCGTCACGTGGAGGCCGGAGCTGGGCCTGGACGAGGAGCTCTACCGCCAGTACATGCTGCTGTCCTTGCACGGGCAGAGCAAGGACGCCCTGTCCAAGACTCGCCTGGGGGCCTGGGAGTACGATGTCGTCAGCCCCGCCTACAAGTGCAACATGACCGACGTGTGCGCCGCGATCGGCCTGGCGCAGATGACTCGCTACGACTCGATGCTCGAGCGTCGGCGCCAGATCATCACCCGCTACGACCAGGCCCTGGCGCCGGCGGGCGTGACATCGCTGCGGCACTACGAGGACGGGAGCGTCTCATCCGGGCACCTCTACCTGGCGAACCTGCCGGGCCTGGGGGAGGAGGCGCGCAACGAGTTCATCGAGCGCATGGCGCGCGCGGACGTGGCCTGCAACGTCCACTACAAGCCGCTGCCCCTGCTGAGCGCCTACCGCGACCTCGGCTTCTCCATTGAGGACTTCCCGCAGGCCTACGCCCTCTATGCCAGTGAGGTGAGTCTGCCTCTGCACACCTCACTGACCGACGAGCAGGTCGACTACGTCATCAGCTGCGCGCTCGAGACGCTCGCGGCGATGGGCCGCTCATGA
- a CDS encoding polysaccharide pyruvyl transferase family protein, with protein MGDEIIGRSIEMNWRELFSSNYVMRLATHTPMYTPTQYLLSKRRLSIFKGADIKLLCGTNALYTNMLRPLPTWNINYLNCGMATGTVCLGVGAGANSSSVNLYTRALYRKVLSHDLVHSVRDERTKHLLQRVGLRAWNTGCPTLWGLTPEHCETIARTKGDEVVFTLTSYHPNPRKDRAMVDVLRRSYSRLHFWPQSIDDLDYLQSLGAADGVEIVTPSLAGFREVLDRGVDYVGNRLHGGIFALQRKRRAIIVAIDYRAREMAKDYSLPLVERDSIETDLADLIESSWPTAIHGLDFDRIEKWKAQFDVGKP; from the coding sequence ATGGGGGATGAGATCATTGGTCGATCCATTGAGATGAACTGGCGCGAGCTGTTCTCCTCGAACTATGTCATGCGCCTGGCCACTCACACCCCGATGTACACGCCGACTCAGTATCTCCTGTCCAAGCGCCGGCTCAGCATCTTCAAAGGAGCCGACATCAAGCTCCTGTGCGGCACCAACGCCCTGTACACGAATATGCTGCGGCCTCTGCCGACCTGGAACATCAACTACCTCAACTGCGGGATGGCCACAGGCACGGTATGTCTAGGGGTGGGCGCGGGTGCCAACTCCTCATCGGTCAACCTCTACACGCGGGCCCTCTACCGCAAGGTGCTGTCCCATGACCTGGTGCACTCGGTGCGTGACGAGCGCACCAAGCATCTCCTGCAGCGGGTGGGACTGCGGGCCTGGAACACCGGCTGCCCCACCCTGTGGGGACTGACCCCTGAGCACTGCGAGACCATTGCCCGCACCAAGGGCGACGAGGTGGTCTTCACGCTCACCTCCTACCACCCGAACCCGCGCAAGGACCGGGCAATGGTCGACGTGCTGCGCAGGAGCTATTCGCGACTGCACTTCTGGCCCCAGTCCATCGACGACCTGGACTACCTGCAGTCGCTGGGAGCGGCCGACGGCGTCGAGATCGTCACGCCGAGCCTGGCAGGTTTCCGGGAGGTGCTCGACCGGGGCGTCGACTACGTGGGAAACCGCCTGCATGGGGGTATCTTCGCCCTGCAGCGCAAGCGGCGCGCCATTATCGTGGCTATCGACTACCGCGCGCGGGAGATGGCCAAGGACTACTCCCTGCCGCTGGTGGAGCGCGACTCCATCGAGACCGATCTGGCCGACTTGATCGAGTCCTCCTGGCCGACCGCGATCCATGGCCTGGACTTCGACCGCATCGAGAAGTGGAAGGCTCAGTTCGATGTCGGCAAGCCATAA